One window of Nicotiana tomentosiformis chromosome 11, ASM39032v3, whole genome shotgun sequence genomic DNA carries:
- the LOC104090022 gene encoding transcription factor MYB114, which yields MKDKEFKTRMKRGFWKPEEDLILKNCVETHGEGNWATISEKSGLMRSGKSCRLRWKNYLRPNIKRGMMSEDEKDLIIRLHKLLGNRWSLIAGRLPGRTDNEVKNFWNTHLNKRSCRGKKKHVKSKEANNRSPLGKESQEFPAETVSNKEVAANSVLDSWIEEMQDFNCSLLSPLSMNNVPFLEDEPFIPILDDIVLLEAFTSTGKEAWNEIQPFL from the exons ATGAAGGATAAAGAATTTAAAACAAGAATGAAGAGAGGATTTTGGAAACCTGAAGAGGACTTGATATTGAAAAATTGTGTGGAGACTCATGGAGAGGGAAACTGGGCCACCATTTCTGAGAAGTCAG GCTTAATGAGGAGTGGTAAGAGCTGCAGACTAAGGTGGAAAAATTACCTGAGGCCAAACATCAAGCGAGGAATGATGTCAGAAGATGAAAAGGACCTCATCATCAGACTCCATAAGCTTCTTGGCAACCG ATGGTCGCTCATTGCAGGTAGGCTTCCTGGAAGAACAGACAATGAAGTAAAGAACTTCTGGAACACACATTTGAACAAGAGGTCTTGCAGAGGCAAAAAGAAACATGTCAAGTCCAAGGAGGCGAACAATCGCAGCCCACTGGGCAAAGAGAGTCAAGAATTTCCTGCTGAGACAGTAAGCAATAAAGAAGTGGCGGCCAATTCAGTTTTAGATTCATGGATAGAAGAAATGCAGGATTTCAACTGCAGCTTACTATCACCTCTGTCAATGAATAACGTGCCATTCCTTGAAGACGAGCCTTTTATCCCCATACTGGATGACATTGTCTTGCTTGAAGCATTTACAAGCACTGGCAAAGAAGCGTGGAATGAGATTCAGCCATTCCTTTAG